One window of the Zymoseptoria tritici IPO323 chromosome 12, whole genome shotgun sequence genome contains the following:
- the MgRHA1 gene encoding putative endo-rhamnogalacturonase (Endo-Rhamnogalacturonase (Glycosyl Hydrolase Family 28) (Signal P secreted)): MLTSSLAALCLWLSCVPLVLAQLTGPVGPLTPLAHKTKICNILDYGGVADNTTNVAPAIHKAFAECVQRSPGTVLYVPNGNYLVTESIVLANATNWAFQLDGLITVAYGPNYAVPREVALWGIPPDPVSRANTIDGEGDGRFLLDVILIVNANDFEFHSSDGRGAIQGQGYLYRNANNAVRPRLIRIIGSFDASFHDLILVDSPQFHIITDFCVNIEVYHLTIRGANLGSFDGIDVVGQNCWIHDCEVTNRDECVSLKSPSRDILVENLVCNQAGSSISIGSLHVGAIIENIVARNISAIGVSNIIFIKTYPGGSGFARNMLFENFRSKGSLYGVTINQYWKKNGDGDTSAVKLSDITFRNVTGSLVNGSHRPPLFFVANDLVMTTNITVEDVTLWTETGTEVINKINNVYGHGDSIYGPNDGLGDPNSKLVPFNKTATVTTPPDGWTLPNDPSWALPAVGYGTDSEIPVYAPAPLWKAKGDYDKHYWGSF, from the exons ATGCTGACCTCTTCCCTCGCGGCTCTGTGCCTTTGGCTTAGTTGTGTACCTCTCGTTCTTGCACAACTGACCGGACCTGTTGGACCACTCACACCATTGGCGCACAAGACCAAAATCTGCAACATCTTGGACTACGGAGGGGTAGCAGACAACACCACCAATGTCGCACCTGCCATCCACAAAGCCTTCGCCGAATGCGTTCAAAGGTCTCCAGGAACAGTTCTCTACGTTCCGAACGGCAACTACCTTGTGACCGAGTCGATCGTCCTCGCCAATGCAACCAATTGGGCCTTCCAGCTCGACGGCTTGATTACGGT GGCATACGGACCCAACTATGCTGTCCCACGGGAGGTTGCCCTTTGGGGCATTCCTCCAGATCCTGTGTCCAGAGCAAACACCATtgacggcgaaggcgatggTCGCTTCCTACTGGACGTTATATTGATTGTCAATG CCAACGACTTTGAATTCCATTCCAGCGACGGTCGCGGAGCCATACAAGGTCAAGGATACTTGTACCGCAACGCAAACAA CGCTGTTCGGCCACGTCTGATACGCATCATTGGATCGTTCGATGCAAGTTTTCACGACTTGATTCTCGTCGACAGCCCGCAATTCCACATCATAACCGACTTTTGCGTCAACATCGAAGTCTACCATTTGACCATACGCGGAGCGAACCTTGGGAGTTTTGATGGCATCGATGTCGTGGGCCAAAATTGCTGGATCCATGATTGCGAG GTCACCAACCGAGACGAGTGCGTGTCGTTGAAGAGTCCATCGCGCGACATACTGGTGGAAAACTTGGTTTGCAATCAAGCTGGATCCAGCATCTCGATCGGCAGTCTGCATGTTGGGGCAATCATTGAGAACATT GTCGCTCGCAACATCTCTGCCATTGGCGTAAGCAATATCATTTTCATCAAGACTTATCCTGGAGGGAGTGGATTCGCTCGGAACATGTTGTTCGAAAACTTCAGGAGCAAGGGCTCTCTATATGGAGTCACGATCAACCAATACTGGAAGAAGAACGGCGACGGGGATACCAGTGCAGTGAAACTTAGTGATATCACTTTCCG CAACGTCACCGGCAGTCTGGTCAACGGGTCCCACAGACCGCCGTTGTTCTTCGTGGCCAACGACTTGGTCATGACCACCAATATCACGGTAGAAGACGTGACACTGTGGACGGAGACGGGAACGGAGGTCATCAACAAGATCAACAACGTCTATGGCCATGGCGACAGCATATATGGTCCAAACGACGGCCTGGGCGATCCCAACTCCAAGCTTGTACCCTTCAACAAAACGGCCACTGTCACTACACCTCCCGATGGCTGGACACTTCCGAACGACCCCTCGTGGGCCCTCCCGGCGGTTGGATATGGAA CGGACAGCGAGATTCCTGTGTATGCTCCGGCTCCATTGTGGAAAGCAAAGGGTGATTACGACAAGCATTACTGGGGCAGCTTTTAG
- a CDS encoding uncharacterized protein (Small (109aa) secreted protein, predicted. No reliable hits with protein databases, neither with hypothetical (not significant). Probable M graminicola specific protein (novel gene). unknown function.), which translates to MKSTQTLLGVLAAALTIGAVSARCPLVGTYCGAGGATCCLQMVCVYDRGRNRCHHNCEGNAGDWCPRGQKCYLGPHGEPLCQDCLRNRVPCTVDSDCCVGTCSGGRCQK; encoded by the exons ATGAAGTCAACGCAAACTCTACTCGGCGTGCTCGCTGCAGCTCTCACTATTGGCGCCGTCAGCGCCCGGTGTCCTCTTGTAGGAA CATATTGTGGCGCTGGAGGAGCCACGTGCTGTCTGCAGATGGTATGCGTCTATGACCGTGGGCGCAACAGATGTCATC ACAACTGCGAGGGCAATGCCGGTGATTGGTGCCCGAGAGGGCAGAAGTGCTATCTCGGTCCACATGGAGAGCCCTTGTGTCAGGATTGCCTCAGAAACCGTG TACCCTGTACTGTCGATTCCGACTGCTGTGTAGGAACTTGTTCCGGAGGTCGATGTCAGAAATAG
- the MgLAC5 gene encoding putative beta-galactosidase glycoside hydrolase family 35 (Beta-Galactosidase (Glycoside Family 35)), with the protein MASARSSKPQEIPYLRKTGEATQLIVDGKPFLILGGELQNSSLTSARYMDTVWQKMVDTGVNTLLGCVTWEDIEPVEGQFDFSELDKVLAGAAKHGMRLILLWFGSFKNGISTYTPAWVKTNPKRFPRAKLRKAGGVLETADVVSIFPKDAQCLKSDARAFGRLMRHLQKTDTQRTVIMVQVENEVGLLGDSRDGSKHANEVFEAPVPVDLVSFLDEGWHNLHHDLKMKFPNLRATLQQLAGGTAIGNWESVFGKGPATDELFMAYHYAKYLNEVAAAGRQEYSIPLYTNVWQNYFGSDADSSSPVVVGGGGDPGDYPSGGGTSNVLDIWQRFAPNLDLIAPDVYLNDYASSCAKYRHKNQPLFIPEQRRDEYGARRIWKAFGSFQALGTSPFGIDTLDPENNAFTRHYKLLAQVSRLVLDAQLKPESSVGFYFDELTEDGRDTSPPMVVRFGGYQVTVSRCFVFGKPGPGSGMLIHTGPGKFLLIGWGFQAAFKSTRPNSTFTGILSMTEKSVVDVETGLLRTERRLNGDETRSGIYAMMPNENPDYGGFPICVTIPARTMIAEVEVYALDEGDES; encoded by the exons ATGGCATCTGCACGTTCGAGCAAACCGCAGGAGATCCCATATCTCAGGAAAACAGGCGAAGCAACACAGCTCATCGTCGATGGAAAGCCGTTCCTCATCTTGGGCGGCGAGCTCCAGAACTCGTCGCTCACCTCAGCTCGATATATGGACACGGTCTGGCAGAAGATGGTTGACACGGGCGTCAACACGCTGCTCGGATGTGTGACTTGGGAGGACATTGAGCCCGTCGAGGGCCAATTCGACTTTTCTGAACTGGACAAGGTCTTGGCTGGCGCTGCAAAGCATGGCATGAGGCTGATCCTGTTGTGGTTCGGCTCGTTCAAGAATG GAATTTCGACATACACTCCAGCCTGGGTGAAGACCAATCCAAAGAGGTTTCCTCGGGCAAAACTTCGAAAAGCCGGCGGCGTCTTGGAGACCGCAGATGTCGTCTCCATCTTTCCCAAGGACGCACAATGCCTCAAATCCGATGCCAGAGCATTTGGCAGGCTGATGAGACATCTTCAGAAGACTGACACACAACGTACGGTGATCATGGTTCAGGTTGAGAACGAGGTCGGCTTGCTTGGCGATTCTCGAGATGGCAGCAAGCATGCGAATGAGGTATTCGAAGCTCCAGTTCCAGTCGATCTTGTCTCGTTCCTCGACGAAGGGTGGCACAACCTCCACCACGACCTGAAAATGAAGTTCCCAAATCTGAGAGCAACGTTGCAGCAGCTCGCAGGTGGGACCGCAATCGGCAACTGGGAGTCTGTCTTCGGCAAAGGTCCAGCCACCGATGAGCTGTTCATGGCGTACCACTATGCCAAGTACTTGAACGAGGTCGCTGCTGCAGGACGGCAAGAATACTCCATCCCGCTGTACACAAACGTCTGGCAGAATTACTTTGGTTCGGACGCAGACAGCTCGTCACCGGTGGTAGTAGGAGGTGGCGGTGATCCTGGCGACTACCCATCGGGCGGCGGAACGAGCAATGTGCTCGACATATGGCAGCGCTTCGCTCCGAATCTCGACCTCATCGCTCCTGATGTTTACTTGAATGACTATGCAAGCTCATGCGCCAAGTACAGGCACAAGAACCAGCCACTGTTCATTCCGGAGCAAAGAAGAGACGAGTATGGTGCGAGAAGAATCTGGAAAGCTTTTGGCAGCTTTCAAGCGCTCGGAACCAGTCCCTTCGGCATTGACACTCTAGATCCGGAGAACAATGCCTTCACTCGACATTACAAGCTTCTAGCGCAAGTGTCCAGATTGGTCCTGGATGCGCAGCTGAAGCCCGAGTCAAGTGTTGGATTTTATTTCGACGAGCTCACCGAAGACGGAAGAGACACCAGTCCGCCGATGGTCGTGCGCTTTGGCGGATACCAAGTCACCGTGAGTCGCTGCTTCGTGTTTGGCAAGCCGGGTCCTGGATCGGGCATGTTGATTCACACTGGTCCGGGAAAGTTCCTTCTCATCGGCTGGGGTTTCCAAGCGGCGTTCAAATCGACGAGACCGAATTCAACTTTCACTGGCATTTTGAGCATGACGGAGAAGAGCGTGGTTGATGTCGAGACCGGTCTTCTGCGGACGGAGCGGAGATTGAATGGCGATGAAACTCGAAGTGGCATCTATGCCATGATGCCGAATGAGAATCCTGATTATGGCGGCTTTCCGATCTGTGTCACCATTCCTGCGCGAACGATGATTGCagaggtagaggtatatGCGCTCGACGAGGGAGATGAGTCGTGA